The genomic stretch ACCGGTGAGAAGCTCGAAGGCTGGAACCCTAAAAAAATAGGGACTAAAACAATCGGTGCCCCTGCCCATTACCGTGTTCCGGGTAAAGGTGATTTTATGGTGGCCTTGGCATCTGATGGCAGGTTACAGCTATTCAATAGAAGAGGAGAAGCTCAGACAGGTTCTTCTTTGAAACTGGGAGAATCATTTAATACAGGACTGATCGCATGGAGAGATCCTAAATCCAGATCCACACAACTTGTGGGGATCACAAAAAACGGCGAGGTGATCCACTCCAATTTCAACGGAGAAATCACCTACAGGAACCAGCTGATCAAAAATGACCGGGACAGTGAATTTCTGCTCATACCGGATCAAAAGCAAAATGATTTTGTTTTTGTCTCAAGGCAGTTCAATGAAGTATCCGTTCTTGACCGGAGTGAGAAAGTCCTGTTCAGTGCTCGGGTATCAGCCGAAAACCTACTCTATCAATATTTTGATTTTGGATCCACTAGGCAGTTATTTGCCATCACAGATCTCAATCAGGAGTTTTGCTATCTCTATGACCTGAAGGGCAACCTTCAGACTACCATGCCATTGGAAAGTACAGGACCAATACAAATCACTTATCAATCCTCATTAAATCAATATCTGATAAGGACCAGGAGTGGAGCCACACTTACTGAATTTCAACTGGCAGATTAGCCTTTCCAATGTTTTCTTTGGCTTGGCCTGATGAATGGCTACCTTGCGAAAAATTCCCCAGAACATAAATGCTGAAAAAGTACATCCTCCTATTCTCATTGCTGCTTTGGATGAGCTCCCCTGTTTCCGCTCAATTAGTGACAGATCCAAAACAAGTATATGAAGTAGGTCAATCCTTAAACCTGACCTCTCCCTATCATACCACACTTACCTTTTTTTACAACCTAGAAGAAGGGAATTACAAACCGGAAAATGCGGCGAAGGCTTTAGATCTCTCCGATGCCCAGACAAAGGATGGGCAAAGATTGGCAGTGAAACTAAAGCAGATTTTTGAAGGAAAGGGAATAATAGTACGGATCAATGAAATCCCTAATGAACAAAACTACCAGGACAGTGTTTCCGGGACCAGTGAAAACATCTATTATTTCGACAAGAAAAAGTTACCGGGAATCTTTCTTCAAAAAACGGAAAACAATTGGAAATTTTCTGCTTTCAGCGTCAGCCAGATAGATGAGCTTCATTCAGAAACATATCCTTACGGTACTGCTAAGCTGCTGAACATTTTACCAAAAATCGGTAATGAGGAATATTTAGGCCTTCATTTGTGGCAATTGGTGGGTTTATTTATTCTTCTGCTATTGATTTTTTTCTCGCATTGGCTTTTCACTTTGGTGGTGGATAAGGTAATGCTCTACCTGTTTAAACGGTATGGCTATGGCAAAGTAGGAGAAGATTATATTCTGCCTGTGGCCAGAGTGATCAGCATTTACCTGATCGTAGTTTTACTCTCCCTCTTCATTCGGGTATTACAGTTGCCTATAGAGATATGGTCATGGATTCTGGTGGTGCTTCGTACACTAAAGCCATTCCTGATCACTGTTATATTCTATAAAATGGCCGATGTGGTAGCGGCATACTTCGCCAAATTGGCGACCAAAACCGAATCCACTTTGGATGATCAATTGGTACCGTTGATGCGCAAAACGCTAAAAGCATTTGTGATTATCGTAGGCACGATGTTTATCCTCAGGGACGGTCTCAATCTTGATATTATCCCTTTTCTCACCGGACTATCCATAGGGGGTGTAGCAATTGCTTTGGCTGCTCAGGACACGATCAAAAACTTCTTTGGTTCTATCATGATCTTCATAGATAAACCTTTTCAAGTGGGGGATTGGATTACTTCAGGAGATATCGATGGGACGGTAGAAGAAGTCGGGTTCAGATCTACCAGGGTACGTACATTTCGTAACTCCCTGATGTATGTTCCAAACGGGAAAATCGCCGATGCCATCCTAGACAATCATGGACTACGACAATATAGAAGGTTCTACACTACACTCACTATTACCTACGACACGCCGCCCGCGCTGATTGAGGAATTTGTAAAAGGATTACGGGAGATCGTCCTGGCGCATCCCCGTACAAGAAAAGATGCCTACCATGTTTATTTCAACAACCTGTCTTCATTCAGTCAGGATATTATGTTCTATATTTTCTTCGAGGTTCCTACCTGGGGTGAAGAACTCACCTGTAGGCATGAAATTTTAATCCAGATTGTCAAATTGGCCAATTCGATAGGGGTGCGGTTTGCCTTCCCTACCCAAACCTTGCACATGGAATCCTTTCCTGAGAAAAAGACCTTGATTCCTGAGTACAAAGGTGGCTATGAAGCAAAAGTCCATGATTTTGTCCAACAGGAACTTAAACCTAGAAAAGACTAAATCAGACTTCTAGTTTACCTCGAATGCCTGGTAGTATTCATTGATATCTCCTGTCGGAGTGACTGTTTTCACTTTTACATGAAATCTTCCTTTGAGATCCGGTGTCTTAATTTCCAACGAAGCAGTCTTAGAGGGAGCATCTTGGGTTTCAGACCAGTACAGTACCGTTCTCCAGTCCATGATTTTTTGGGTTGCCTTTGGCGCTTCGAACAAGTATTCTGCTGATGCTATCCTAGGTTGGATCCCTTGATAGTCCAAGTATATTCCATTCGAAGGTATTGGAAATCCTCCAAAGTCATTGTTGTACGAACTAAAAGCAATCACACCCGGAAACTTCTCCTCATTTAAGAAAAAGGTACGCATAAGTATTTCCAGTTTCTCGAAACCAGCTGGATCAAATGCCGCCAACATATCCGAATCAAATACAGGTAAGGCATCAATCAACATCAAAGGATTGGAGTCAAATCCAGCGTCCAACACTTCATCTAATACCCGGAACTCCTTCTTTTTCTTTATCGTCCTTTGTCTTACCTCCGGCACGTATTCCTTGATCACTGTAGTTACACTTTCAAAACGGGTATAATCATCCAACAGATAAGTGCGATCTACAGTAAAACCAGTAACAACGGGAAACATACTGGAATCAAACTCATTTACAAAATACCCTTCCACCTGTCCACCCTTCAGCAAGTTTTCCAGCAGTTCCTGGTCAGCAGGTGTTATCTCAAGCTCAGGAAACACAAAACTGTTTTTGAAGTGGGTCACTGGAGCAGGAGAAACTATCTGAAAATCCAACAAGCTCTTGTTGCTATTAGCCTGAGCAACCAGAAATTCCCAATGCTTCATCCCTCCAGCGTCAAAATACATCGAACCTTCAGCATCCGGCCGATCAGTAAAAAGTGCCGACTTGTCTCCGTGCAGTGAGAGATAATATAATTGTGCAGTATCTACCGAGGCACGTTCCACCTTTGCTTCGACGATATGTCCAAAAAGCTCCGGGACTAATTTATGTTGATCTATTGACTCATAAGCAGCCGATGAGGATATTATCCCCTGAGTCATAAGGAATGGATTCCCGGCAGCAACACTAATCTCCGTAACCTCCTCTCCTGCCGGCAGGTTAACCGTAAGATTGTCCCCAGTCCTAACCACCTGCTGAGACAGTAACGCATCACTATTTGCTGTGGGAGTTGTAGCAAGCT from Algoriphagus sp. NG3 encodes the following:
- a CDS encoding mechanosensitive ion channel family protein; protein product: MLKKYILLFSLLLWMSSPVSAQLVTDPKQVYEVGQSLNLTSPYHTTLTFFYNLEEGNYKPENAAKALDLSDAQTKDGQRLAVKLKQIFEGKGIIVRINEIPNEQNYQDSVSGTSENIYYFDKKKLPGIFLQKTENNWKFSAFSVSQIDELHSETYPYGTAKLLNILPKIGNEEYLGLHLWQLVGLFILLLLIFFSHWLFTLVVDKVMLYLFKRYGYGKVGEDYILPVARVISIYLIVVLLSLFIRVLQLPIEIWSWILVVLRTLKPFLITVIFYKMADVVAAYFAKLATKTESTLDDQLVPLMRKTLKAFVIIVGTMFILRDGLNLDIIPFLTGLSIGGVAIALAAQDTIKNFFGSIMIFIDKPFQVGDWITSGDIDGTVEEVGFRSTRVRTFRNSLMYVPNGKIADAILDNHGLRQYRRFYTTLTITYDTPPALIEEFVKGLREIVLAHPRTRKDAYHVYFNNLSSFSQDIMFYIFFEVPTWGEELTCRHEILIQIVKLANSIGVRFAFPTQTLHMESFPEKKTLIPEYKGGYEAKVHDFVQQELKPRKD